Proteins encoded together in one Amphritea japonica ATCC BAA-1530 window:
- a CDS encoding universal stress protein: MYNKILVALDLQDTPGCEATLQSLNAYITPDMEVELLSVLPGIQMPLVASYLPENIMQEALDSMRAELTQLAAANLPKELEVSIWVTAGKAPKRIVARARDIDADLILIRAMKHGRMEKMMMGSVTAKVVQAADCSVLVAR, encoded by the coding sequence ATGTATAATAAAATACTGGTCGCTCTAGACCTTCAGGATACCCCCGGCTGTGAAGCCACCCTGCAATCGCTTAATGCATATATAACCCCGGACATGGAAGTAGAGTTACTCTCTGTCCTACCAGGGATACAGATGCCACTCGTAGCATCCTATCTACCAGAGAATATTATGCAGGAGGCCCTCGATAGTATGCGGGCTGAGCTTACCCAGCTAGCTGCAGCCAATCTTCCAAAGGAGCTGGAGGTCTCTATATGGGTGACCGCAGGCAAGGCACCAAAACGAATTGTCGCCAGGGCAAGAGACATTGATGCTGATCTGATACTCATTCGTGCAATGAAACATGGGCGGATGGAGAAGATGATGATGGGATCAGTCACTGCCAAAGTTGTTCAGGCAGCGGACTGTTCAGTATTAGTGGCCCGTTAA
- a CDS encoding glutathione S-transferase family protein — MGNSVSLKLFHCHEARSMRSLWLINELGLDIDVILCAFGPELRSDDYLAHHPLGRVPCLIDDELTLFESGAIAEYLCETYDNGRLWREPGHPERPQWLQWVHYAETLTVHSASLTQQAIAISDPELRSATVRKLETKRLQKAIEVLEAHLESRSYLLDSGFSAADVGVGYSLHVGGLFTDLSVFPKVYAYYNRLASRDAFKRSLPEAGAANKIYTQDNYWLAP, encoded by the coding sequence ATGGGGAATAGCGTGTCATTAAAACTTTTCCACTGTCATGAGGCGCGGTCGATGCGTTCCCTTTGGCTAATCAATGAGCTCGGGTTAGACATCGATGTGATCTTATGCGCATTTGGACCTGAGCTCCGTAGTGATGATTACCTGGCTCATCATCCCCTTGGGCGTGTTCCTTGTTTAATAGACGATGAGCTGACCCTGTTCGAGAGCGGTGCCATCGCTGAATATTTATGTGAAACCTATGATAACGGCCGACTTTGGCGTGAACCTGGCCATCCAGAGCGGCCTCAATGGTTACAGTGGGTGCATTACGCTGAAACGCTGACGGTTCATTCTGCCAGCCTGACGCAACAGGCAATCGCTATAAGCGATCCTGAGTTACGTTCTGCTACCGTTCGAAAGCTCGAAACCAAGCGTTTGCAAAAGGCGATTGAAGTACTTGAAGCTCACCTTGAGAGTCGAAGCTATCTTTTGGATAGTGGCTTCTCTGCAGCGGATGTGGGGGTGGGGTATAGCCTGCATGTTGGTGGCTTATTTACAGATTTATCTGTATTTCCAAAGGTATACGCCTACTACAATCGATTAGCCAGCCGGGACGCCTTTAAAAGATCTCTTCCGGAAGCCGGAGCTGCAAACAAAATTTATACTCAGGACAATTACTGGCTAGCGCCATAG
- a CDS encoding LLM class flavin-dependent oxidoreductase, with product MALKLSVVDQAPVHNGQSQSEALHSSTQLAQLCDILGYHRFWVAEHHDTASYSSSCPEVLISHIAQNTKNIRVGSGGIMLSHYSPLKVAELFRTLEALNPGRIDLGVGRAPGGTDITSQALAFPNQPRDPALYPQLLSDLSDFLHDSKSPSRNFHKVNASPIGAQAPELWTLGSSSGSVDLAAELGLGFVLALFIGTHSRPTDIIQRYKKLFRPNGNGAEKAQAIISVACLCADSKEEAAYLAAPNMYWKVMAFRHGIRESIRSPEEALNLYRKLSPSDQDYYQTTLDTVISGTATECRTEIEQLAGRYDVDEVMLVNVVYDFADRCASYSKLMAEFTGLNPTTAI from the coding sequence ATGGCATTAAAACTCAGTGTTGTAGATCAAGCACCTGTACATAACGGTCAGTCTCAAAGCGAGGCTTTACATAGTTCGACACAGCTGGCGCAGTTATGCGATATTCTGGGCTATCATCGTTTCTGGGTTGCTGAGCATCACGATACCGCCAGCTACTCCAGCTCATGTCCTGAAGTACTCATCTCCCATATCGCCCAAAACACGAAGAACATTCGTGTAGGCAGTGGCGGTATAATGTTGTCACACTACAGCCCCCTGAAAGTGGCTGAGTTGTTTCGGACACTGGAGGCGCTTAATCCAGGTCGAATCGATCTTGGCGTCGGGCGAGCGCCTGGCGGGACAGATATTACCAGCCAGGCACTGGCCTTTCCTAACCAGCCAAGGGATCCGGCACTTTATCCACAGTTGCTGAGTGATCTGAGTGATTTCCTACACGATAGCAAATCACCAAGCCGCAATTTCCATAAGGTCAACGCCTCCCCTATTGGTGCTCAGGCACCCGAATTGTGGACGCTGGGGTCGAGTAGCGGTAGCGTTGATCTGGCCGCAGAGTTGGGGCTGGGATTCGTTCTGGCACTGTTTATCGGCACCCACTCCCGGCCCACCGATATTATTCAGCGTTATAAAAAGCTGTTTCGACCCAATGGTAATGGCGCCGAAAAAGCTCAGGCGATTATCTCTGTTGCCTGCCTGTGCGCTGATAGCAAAGAGGAAGCCGCTTATCTGGCAGCACCGAATATGTATTGGAAGGTAATGGCATTCCGGCATGGCATCAGGGAGAGCATCCGCTCTCCGGAAGAAGCACTGAATCTTTACCGCAAGCTTTCCCCTTCTGACCAGGATTATTATCAAACCACTCTGGATACGGTTATTTCCGGAACAGCTACTGAGTGCAGGACAGAAATTGAACAGCTGGCAGGCCGCTATGACGTTGACGAAGTCATGCTGGTTAATGTGGTTTATGATTTCGCCGACCGCTGCGCCAGCTACAGCAAGCTGATGGCAGAGTTCACCGGTTTAAACCCCACTACCGCAATCTGA
- a CDS encoding MurR/RpiR family transcriptional regulator: protein MTSSTSDASSVLKEISAQYPRFTTQLKKAADYVLEQPVNVALLSIRKSAVEAGVTPSTLTRLAKSVGFDRYGSFRQLFKEAVNARQAGTYFSDRAQCLQEMGHHHSENKVFVEFADSAFKNLEQLFQDDTYNKLQDAAQLVINARKVFSLGFRDMYTCAYHFSYVGGIAFPHIQLIRGYQGTLLSELGDIRADDVVVAFCFEPYTTETVQAIRVARDAGAKIIAFTDSLRSPIALGSEIVFSLKNDTPHFFPSLTSTITLIEALLAECVSIGNKEMVSNINRFEETLHRLGGYHED, encoded by the coding sequence ATGACATCATCCACTTCAGATGCAAGCAGTGTTCTTAAAGAGATCTCTGCGCAATACCCCAGGTTCACCACGCAGCTGAAGAAGGCGGCTGACTATGTCCTGGAACAGCCGGTTAATGTAGCGCTGCTCTCGATTCGTAAGAGTGCTGTAGAGGCTGGTGTAACGCCATCAACCCTGACCCGCCTGGCTAAATCAGTTGGATTTGATCGGTACGGCAGTTTTAGACAGCTTTTTAAGGAGGCTGTTAATGCTCGTCAAGCGGGGACGTATTTCAGTGATCGCGCGCAATGTTTACAGGAGATGGGCCATCATCATTCTGAGAATAAGGTCTTTGTGGAGTTTGCTGATTCCGCTTTTAAAAATTTAGAACAACTGTTTCAGGATGATACATACAATAAGCTTCAGGACGCTGCTCAACTGGTAATTAATGCCCGAAAGGTATTTTCATTAGGCTTCAGGGATATGTACACCTGTGCGTATCACTTTAGTTATGTGGGAGGTATCGCTTTCCCCCATATCCAGTTGATAAGGGGCTATCAGGGTACTCTGTTGAGTGAGCTGGGTGATATTCGCGCAGATGATGTTGTAGTCGCATTCTGCTTTGAGCCTTACACCACAGAAACTGTTCAAGCGATTAGAGTCGCCAGGGATGCAGGAGCGAAGATCATTGCGTTTACCGACAGTCTGCGTTCGCCGATTGCCTTAGGGTCAGAGATTGTCTTCAGTCTGAAGAACGATACACCACATTTCTTTCCCTCACTGACATCAACAATTACGCTGATAGAAGCGCTTTTGGCCGAGTGTGTCTCCATCGGAAATAAAGAGATGGTCAGCAATATTAACCGTTTTGAAGAGACCCTCCATCGCCTGGGAGGGTATCACGAAGACTGA
- a CDS encoding acetate--CoA ligase family protein has product MASFLHDFLAPDSIAIIGASADPTKRGFKAMTGLLKGGYTGTIYPINPNADKIMGIKAYRSVTALPTAADMALICTPANTILSLLKQCGENSIKGAIILASGFGEVDETGAKLEQEVLRIAQQAGVRLVGPNTSGFFNLHKQVNLLALDNVRAGDIGIISQSGNILLALALEAESNGHIGFSVYVGPGNQADVGFADYLEYLGEETNTRVATFYVEGFKDGRGFLEVARKTSRYKPVVVYKSGSTEAGQKAASSHTGSLAGSYQMTVDLLRQVGVSVVENSDEILPVAEGLGLLQQASGNKIAVLADGGGQATIASDRIAEAGMELADLSDATRHALHNALFPQASLTNPIDVAGSTDANPGLLAECMTILSNDDSVDIVFLVGMFGGYGIRFAEELRQEELSCANAIISLAGMTDKPIVIYSLYAHVNPEPLEQLRKAGLPVYDSIEHAVKIMAALSERGAYIQQSPDVEQTTAGPVIPECSQLLSQARSHNRDLFEFEAKSLLRHYGVNLPVELIIRQDADIATVLNTFSNTPLALKVISKNILHKSDAGGVKLNVLGSEALHQARVDIIDSCLQYNPDAEIEGVLVTPMARKGIEVIIGMSRDPAFGPVLMFGLGGIFVEVLKDVAFRAIPLSRNDAISMIDQIKARPILEGVRGEAAVDKEALVELLLKISAIVSIHPEISELDLNPVIAYDDGYAVVDARIIIEQTVKS; this is encoded by the coding sequence ATGGCAAGCTTTCTGCACGATTTCCTGGCACCGGACTCTATCGCGATTATCGGGGCATCAGCCGATCCGACTAAGCGTGGTTTCAAAGCCATGACTGGCCTGCTGAAAGGTGGCTATACCGGTACCATTTATCCGATCAACCCTAACGCAGATAAAATTATGGGGATCAAGGCCTACCGGTCGGTTACGGCGCTACCGACTGCAGCAGATATGGCGCTGATCTGTACTCCTGCCAATACGATCCTTTCCCTGCTAAAACAGTGCGGTGAAAACAGTATCAAAGGCGCCATTATTCTGGCCAGTGGTTTTGGCGAAGTAGACGAGACCGGCGCCAAACTTGAACAGGAAGTGCTGAGGATTGCCCAACAAGCCGGAGTCCGTCTGGTCGGCCCAAACACCTCCGGTTTTTTTAATCTGCACAAACAAGTGAACCTGCTGGCACTGGATAATGTCCGGGCGGGAGATATCGGTATTATCTCCCAATCAGGCAACATATTACTGGCCCTCGCGCTTGAAGCGGAAAGCAACGGACACATCGGCTTCAGTGTTTATGTTGGTCCGGGAAATCAGGCCGATGTTGGTTTTGCCGACTATCTGGAATACCTCGGAGAAGAAACGAACACCCGGGTTGCCACCTTCTATGTGGAAGGGTTTAAAGACGGACGCGGCTTCCTCGAGGTTGCCCGCAAAACATCCCGCTACAAGCCCGTCGTTGTGTATAAATCCGGCAGTACCGAAGCCGGCCAGAAGGCGGCAAGTTCACATACCGGATCTCTCGCGGGCAGTTACCAGATGACGGTTGACCTGCTCCGGCAGGTGGGTGTCAGTGTGGTAGAAAATTCAGATGAAATTCTGCCAGTTGCAGAAGGCCTGGGCCTGTTACAACAGGCTAGCGGCAATAAAATAGCCGTACTCGCCGACGGCGGTGGTCAGGCAACTATCGCATCCGATCGCATTGCCGAAGCGGGGATGGAGCTGGCAGACCTGAGTGATGCAACTCGCCATGCCCTGCACAATGCTTTATTCCCTCAGGCATCACTCACTAACCCGATTGATGTGGCAGGCAGTACCGATGCCAATCCAGGCCTGTTGGCTGAGTGTATGACAATTCTGAGCAACGACGATAGTGTCGATATAGTCTTTCTGGTGGGTATGTTCGGTGGCTACGGAATCCGCTTTGCTGAAGAGCTCCGGCAGGAAGAACTGAGCTGTGCCAACGCCATCATCAGTCTGGCTGGCATGACAGATAAGCCAATAGTGATCTACAGCCTTTATGCCCATGTGAATCCAGAGCCACTGGAACAGCTACGCAAAGCAGGCTTACCAGTCTACGACTCCATCGAACATGCGGTCAAAATTATGGCAGCACTGAGTGAACGGGGAGCGTATATCCAGCAAAGTCCGGACGTCGAGCAAACCACCGCTGGGCCTGTCATTCCAGAGTGCAGCCAACTATTGAGTCAGGCCCGAAGCCATAATCGCGACCTGTTTGAATTTGAAGCTAAATCTCTGCTGCGACACTACGGCGTAAATCTCCCTGTGGAATTGATTATCCGTCAGGACGCCGATATCGCTACTGTACTAAATACCTTCAGTAATACGCCATTAGCCCTGAAAGTTATATCTAAAAACATTCTGCATAAATCTGATGCTGGCGGCGTAAAGTTGAACGTTCTGGGTAGCGAAGCCCTTCATCAGGCCCGCGTGGATATCATTGATTCTTGTCTTCAGTACAATCCCGATGCGGAGATAGAAGGAGTCTTAGTCACACCGATGGCCCGTAAGGGTATCGAAGTAATTATAGGAATGAGCCGCGATCCGGCCTTTGGCCCAGTACTGATGTTTGGCCTGGGTGGGATATTCGTTGAAGTCCTCAAAGATGTGGCCTTTCGCGCGATCCCTCTCAGCCGTAATGATGCCATTTCCATGATTGACCAGATCAAGGCGCGGCCGATTTTGGAAGGTGTCCGGGGTGAAGCGGCCGTTGATAAAGAAGCGCTGGTAGAACTGCTGCTTAAAATCTCCGCTATTGTCAGTATTCATCCAGAAATATCTGAGCTAGACCTCAACCCTGTCATTGCTTACGACGATGGTTATGCGGTGGTCGACGCCCGAATTATTATCGAACAAACGGTGAAATCATAA
- a CDS encoding DUF1329 domain-containing protein has translation MFNKTFISLALTAAVSTSAMAATDQDVENSFYPYKSGVPSYTGLSAGMTINQGNVDQFKEILDPAMYEFIKAGDTEVKVGETTSFDLHSSYVEATKANLANVKLGDNPGEISGSVAGRPFPAEPSLDDPRAGEKLAWNYKYGYNWGDSAAIMPFYWKFRNMETGKLERTLKFNFHFLNFTHRTEQTPTPAITPNPSNLFRGIYVQVLEPFDVKNTQLLIQRFEDDLKRDNAYLYLGFQRRVRRLSSGQVTDSFLGSDVMIEDFEGYNGRISDMNWTFKGARNMLVPMYNHNEMELDSESHKDDEGYQVVAFGGKGNCFPNVTYQLRKVYEVESASVDPNHPISKRQHFIDAQTFTIPRNITYDRKGDMWKSWSIGQAHPDHHLPQNKGKGVAIDDAFTMVDMQAQHCTTGQFKGIVDPSLTPQSKMTVQNLRASGK, from the coding sequence ATGTTTAATAAAACGTTTATATCACTGGCGTTGACTGCCGCGGTATCAACTTCAGCGATGGCTGCGACAGATCAGGATGTGGAAAACTCTTTCTATCCCTATAAAAGTGGTGTGCCGTCATATACTGGTCTGAGTGCAGGTATGACCATTAATCAGGGTAATGTTGATCAGTTCAAAGAGATACTTGATCCGGCAATGTATGAGTTTATTAAAGCCGGTGATACGGAGGTTAAAGTTGGTGAAACAACCTCGTTTGATCTGCACTCGAGCTACGTCGAAGCCACTAAAGCGAACCTTGCTAATGTAAAGCTGGGTGATAATCCTGGTGAGATTAGTGGTTCAGTGGCGGGCCGTCCCTTCCCTGCAGAGCCTTCATTAGATGATCCACGTGCGGGTGAAAAGCTGGCCTGGAACTATAAGTATGGCTATAACTGGGGAGATTCAGCTGCCATTATGCCGTTCTACTGGAAATTCCGTAATATGGAGACCGGTAAGCTGGAACGAACACTGAAGTTTAACTTCCACTTCCTCAACTTTACGCATCGTACTGAGCAGACTCCGACTCCGGCAATTACGCCAAATCCGTCGAATCTGTTCCGTGGTATCTATGTACAGGTGCTGGAGCCGTTCGATGTTAAGAATACGCAGTTGCTGATTCAGCGTTTTGAGGATGATCTGAAACGTGATAATGCCTACCTCTATCTGGGTTTCCAGCGTCGTGTGCGTCGCTTATCTTCCGGTCAGGTGACAGACTCGTTTCTTGGATCAGACGTAATGATTGAAGATTTTGAAGGCTATAACGGTCGTATCTCCGATATGAACTGGACCTTCAAAGGCGCTCGCAACATGCTGGTTCCTATGTATAACCACAACGAGATGGAACTGGATAGTGAGTCTCATAAGGATGATGAGGGCTATCAGGTCGTGGCCTTTGGCGGTAAGGGAAATTGTTTTCCTAACGTGACTTATCAGCTGCGTAAAGTGTATGAAGTTGAGTCCGCGTCGGTTGATCCAAATCACCCGATCAGTAAGCGTCAGCACTTTATTGATGCACAAACATTCACCATTCCTCGTAACATTACGTACGATCGTAAAGGTGATATGTGGAAAAGCTGGTCTATAGGTCAGGCTCATCCTGATCACCATCTGCCACAGAATAAGGGTAAAGGTGTTGCGATTGATGATGCCTTCACTATGGTCGATATGCAGGCGCAGCATTGTACTACCGGTCAGTTTAAGGGGATTGTGGATCCTTCTCTGACACCGCAAAGTAAGATGACTGTTCAGAATCTGCGGGCTTCCGGTAAGTAA
- a CDS encoding sigma-54-dependent Fis family transcriptional regulator translates to MNHVIEPKAPETTDIHHLAQQIRFQKNDGTIWFGEQRMLLLQLASLADFRKEQILTVGLERAKGFFMRLGYNLGQKDAELVRRLTGDISPEAMFRAGLQLHSLKGSVRAEEHKLEIDPDNNHFFCQLTMHDSYEAEMFISELGLTDGPCCWALIGHASSFASELLGQEIIFKEKECRGCEDSNCLFEGRPAKEWDDYASYREYFNSAPIIEELYELQDQISVLRHKIADTGTLGNFLGKSTGFQKVCNLANKASTGRVSVLLLGETGVGKELVAKGIHNNSERAQEPFIAVNCAAIPQDLIESELFGVEKGAYTGATQSRAGRFERANHGTIFLDEVIELSPRAQATLLRVLQEHELERVGDNRTRKIDVRVIAATNESLLTAVEEGRFRADLYYRLNVYPIDIPPLRERREDIPMLVAHFLKKYESFYNLKTLGLSELATKAVLNYDWPGNVRELENMIERGLILAENGEAIAAQYLFPSLNLDSDTQVISASGALVNNHQTKTSDVTSEPSGSWLDEAITQMGSMEKIEEAILRHAIESAEYNVSEAARVLGMSRPTLAYRLKKLNIEI, encoded by the coding sequence ATGAATCACGTCATCGAGCCCAAAGCTCCTGAAACAACCGATATCCACCATCTGGCACAACAGATACGTTTTCAAAAAAACGACGGGACGATCTGGTTTGGCGAACAACGGATGCTGCTGTTACAACTGGCGTCACTCGCAGACTTCCGTAAAGAGCAAATTCTCACCGTCGGTCTGGAAAGAGCTAAAGGTTTCTTTATGCGCCTGGGTTACAACCTTGGTCAGAAAGATGCCGAGCTGGTACGGCGACTCACCGGAGATATATCTCCCGAAGCGATGTTCCGAGCGGGGCTTCAACTTCACTCCCTCAAGGGTTCTGTTCGGGCTGAAGAGCATAAGCTCGAGATCGACCCTGACAATAATCATTTCTTCTGTCAGCTGACAATGCATGACTCTTATGAAGCCGAAATGTTTATCTCCGAGCTGGGACTTACCGATGGACCTTGCTGCTGGGCATTGATTGGCCATGCCAGCAGCTTTGCATCGGAGCTTCTGGGCCAGGAAATCATCTTTAAAGAGAAGGAGTGTCGGGGCTGCGAAGACAGCAACTGTTTGTTTGAAGGCAGACCTGCCAAAGAGTGGGATGATTATGCGAGCTACCGCGAATATTTCAATAGTGCACCGATTATCGAAGAGCTCTATGAATTACAGGATCAAATCTCTGTCTTACGCCATAAGATTGCTGATACCGGCACGTTAGGGAACTTCCTCGGTAAATCAACCGGATTCCAGAAGGTCTGCAATCTGGCCAATAAAGCCTCCACTGGCAGGGTGTCTGTACTACTGCTGGGTGAAACCGGCGTGGGTAAAGAACTGGTCGCTAAAGGTATTCATAATAATAGCGAACGAGCTCAGGAACCTTTTATCGCCGTCAACTGCGCCGCCATTCCACAAGATTTGATTGAATCAGAGCTGTTCGGTGTAGAAAAAGGCGCCTACACCGGCGCCACCCAATCCCGGGCGGGACGCTTTGAACGTGCCAACCATGGCACTATTTTCCTCGATGAGGTGATCGAACTATCACCCAGAGCTCAGGCAACCCTGCTGCGCGTACTCCAGGAACACGAACTGGAGCGTGTCGGCGACAATAGAACGCGAAAAATCGATGTACGGGTTATTGCTGCGACCAACGAATCACTGTTAACAGCCGTTGAAGAGGGTCGCTTTCGAGCCGACCTCTATTACCGCCTTAATGTTTATCCCATTGATATCCCACCCTTGCGGGAGCGTCGTGAAGATATCCCGATGCTGGTCGCCCACTTCCTGAAGAAATACGAATCATTTTACAACCTGAAAACCCTTGGCCTATCAGAGCTGGCAACCAAAGCGGTGTTGAACTACGACTGGCCCGGCAATGTGCGAGAACTGGAAAATATGATCGAGCGGGGTCTGATTCTGGCGGAGAACGGCGAAGCCATCGCAGCCCAGTATCTCTTTCCAAGCCTGAACCTGGACAGTGATACCCAGGTAATCTCTGCATCAGGAGCATTAGTCAACAACCATCAAACAAAGACTAGTGATGTAACCTCTGAACCCTCCGGGAGCTGGCTGGACGAAGCTATTACTCAGATGGGATCGATGGAAAAAATTGAAGAAGCCATCCTCAGGCACGCTATCGAGAGCGCCGAATACAACGTATCGGAAGCCGCCAGGGTGTTAGGTATGAGCCGCCCTACGCTCGCCTACCGGCTGAAAAAGCTCAACATTGAGATATAA
- a CDS encoding enoyl-CoA hydratase/isomerase family protein → MPPSHYETLIYQPKKHYVEIRFNRPHRLNAVIEQFYHELLKALAQAEADSDVRAVLLTGEGRAFCVGADMKAHSAGERTPYQRRLYLQLGNDVCEAIFRSTKPVVGAINGYALGAGAELACACDFLLMAESAQIGFPEVSIGTCVGGGVTQFLPRLVGLAKARELIFLGNKVDGREAERIGLVTRAVTDEQLQSEAENFINELTGKAPISMQLVKKMLNNSSYNDIDAQLQHELDGVFMCTTTQDWQEGVDAFAEKRPPEFKGR, encoded by the coding sequence ATGCCACCAAGCCACTATGAAACACTTATCTATCAGCCTAAGAAGCATTATGTGGAAATCCGTTTTAACCGACCCCACCGTCTTAATGCTGTCATTGAGCAGTTCTATCACGAGCTACTGAAGGCCCTGGCACAGGCAGAAGCAGACTCTGATGTGCGAGCGGTCTTACTAACAGGCGAAGGCCGTGCCTTTTGCGTCGGCGCCGATATGAAAGCGCATAGTGCGGGCGAACGTACGCCATACCAACGCCGCCTGTACCTGCAACTGGGAAATGATGTTTGTGAAGCGATCTTCCGCTCTACCAAACCGGTCGTGGGCGCTATCAACGGTTACGCTCTGGGGGCCGGAGCTGAGCTGGCTTGTGCCTGCGACTTCCTCCTGATGGCAGAATCGGCTCAGATCGGTTTTCCTGAAGTCAGTATCGGCACCTGTGTCGGCGGTGGCGTTACCCAGTTCTTACCCCGTCTGGTGGGCCTTGCTAAAGCCCGTGAGCTCATTTTCCTGGGTAACAAGGTAGATGGCAGGGAGGCTGAACGGATCGGTCTGGTTACCCGTGCGGTGACCGATGAACAACTACAGAGTGAGGCCGAGAACTTTATCAATGAGCTAACTGGCAAAGCGCCTATCTCAATGCAGCTGGTTAAAAAAATGCTCAACAACTCCTCCTATAACGACATCGATGCTCAACTTCAACATGAACTGGACGGTGTTTTTATGTGTACCACCACCCAAGACTGGCAGGAAGGCGTGGATGCCTTTGCTGAAAAACGTCCACCAGAATTTAAGGGACGCTGA
- a CDS encoding LysR family transcriptional regulator: MNYQDLFIFLKVVERGSFVGASALLDLPTSTVSRKVMQLEKEVGYRLMHRSARKLVLTEAGEKFFNRCQPLYNELEHTAVQLNDELADPAGLLRVTAPVSLTNELLGEWFFQFMERFPRIQLDLMLVNRNVDLVEEGVDVAFRIGDIRLQNWISRPLMESTFSLCASEDYLLRRGMPQHPDELYQHTLIVPRRISVWHFDGPNGQKAHIDCTARLKIDELKLAARAAEEGLGIVNLPDYVLTEALEEGRLKRLMPDWRSESREVHLLYQERRYIPGKVRVFIEFIMARFDMLK, encoded by the coding sequence ATGAACTACCAGGACCTTTTCATCTTTCTTAAGGTGGTAGAACGAGGCAGTTTTGTTGGTGCTTCAGCCTTACTTGATCTGCCGACCTCTACCGTCAGTCGTAAAGTGATGCAGCTGGAAAAAGAGGTGGGTTATCGCTTAATGCACCGAAGCGCGCGAAAGCTGGTATTGACTGAAGCGGGTGAAAAATTCTTTAACCGTTGCCAGCCACTCTATAACGAGCTGGAGCATACGGCCGTCCAGCTCAATGATGAGTTGGCGGATCCAGCGGGCTTGCTCAGGGTGACGGCACCCGTTAGTTTAACCAATGAGTTGCTGGGGGAATGGTTCTTCCAGTTTATGGAACGTTTCCCGCGTATTCAGCTAGATCTGATGTTAGTCAATCGTAATGTTGATCTGGTTGAAGAAGGGGTCGATGTTGCTTTCCGAATTGGTGATATTCGTCTGCAAAATTGGATATCACGGCCTCTGATGGAGTCTACTTTCAGCCTATGTGCCAGCGAGGACTATCTGTTGCGTCGGGGCATGCCACAGCATCCTGACGAGCTTTACCAACATACGTTGATAGTCCCCAGACGAATCTCTGTCTGGCATTTTGACGGTCCAAACGGTCAAAAGGCACATATAGATTGTACTGCTCGTCTGAAAATAGACGAACTCAAGTTAGCCGCAAGAGCTGCCGAAGAAGGTCTTGGTATTGTTAATCTACCGGATTATGTATTGACTGAAGCGCTGGAAGAGGGGCGTCTTAAACGGTTGATGCCTGACTGGCGATCTGAATCACGGGAGGTGCATCTGTTATATCAGGAACGACGATATATACCCGGAAAGGTGCGGGTGTTTATCGAGTTTATTATGGCGCGGTTTGACATGCTGAAGTGA